In the Mesorhizobium sp. M1D.F.Ca.ET.043.01.1.1 genome, GCTTGGGTGTTGGGATCATCCGCCAGCAATGTTTCCAACACGATCTTGGGGTGGCCCGTGTTGCTGGTGGGCTGCTTGGACACGAGCTCGGCGGTGTGGAGAACGTCGAAGCTGAAGCCTTCGAGCGTGTTGGTCAGGGTGATGGTGTAGCTGTCGTTGTCCTTGTCGAAGACGAGGGTGCCTGCTGCCGTGCCCGGCTGATTGCCAGCCGTGTTCGGGTCGCTGTCGTACGAGATTTGCCAGTTGAATGTTGCCTCGGTCGCGCTTTCCGACTGGAGCGTGGCGGACGAGCTAATGAACGAGGTCGTGCCTGGTGCCGGCACAAGGCCGGTGAGGTTACCCCCAAGGCTGATCTGGATGCCGGGCGTCACGGTGTCCTGGTCGACAAAGTCCGAATGCGTGGCATCGTAGAACGTGGCCAGGCGAGCATCGGCGCCGACGTCGTAGCCGAAGGCTCCGCTGGCCTCCGCGCCAGTCGTGTTGGCCAGAGTCTCGTGAGTACCATCGCTACCACCACCTGATGCATCACCGTCGAACGGCACCGTGATCGTGGGGCCGTCGTCCTCGAAGGTGAAGGCGGTGCCGATATTGGCGGTTGCGTCGGCGGTGTCGCCGTCACCGTCGGTGATGGTCGCCTTCAACGTCACCAGGTCGGCAGCGGCAAGTGTCGCCGCCGAAGTGCCGCTTTCCACCGGATCGAGCGGATCGTCATGGATGATCGCGCGGTCCTGGGTCAGTGTCACCTCGCCGGTGTTCGCATCGACGCTGATCACGAAGGCAACAGTGCTCGTGTCGTTCTCAAGATAGCCTTCGACCTGGCCATTAACGAGGCGCAGCAGAATGTTGTCGCCGCTGAGCGTGTCGTCGAGACCGCTGTCGACAGTGGCGCCGCTTTTGACGCCTAACTCATAGGTGATGGCGTCGCCGTCGGTACCGGGATCGGTGGTGAAGACGGATGCGAAGCTTGTCGATGTGGTATCGGAAAGATCCGAATCGTCGGTGGTCAGCGTCGGAACGGTGCCGTCCGCCGTGATGCTCGGCCCATCGTCCCTGATCTGCACCTTGTCGCCGATGGCGATGCTGGTCTCGTCGCTGTCGCCGTCGCCATCGTCGGCGGTGACCACGGCCAGCAGCACGCCGTCGTTCATCGTCTGCACGTCGTCGGGATCACCGGTGTCGCCGTGCGCAATAGCGATGTATTGGGCGATGCTGAGGATGCCGTTGTCGTCGATCGAGACGGCAATAGCCACCGCGTCGTTTGAGTCGACGCTGTTATCGTCATTGGCATCGACGCGGCCGACGACGAGGCCGCCCTCGAGATTGAGCAGGATGTTATGGCCGTCGAGCGAATCGAAACCGGAATCGGCATTCGCCGCGCTGACGTCGAGCGACAGCGTCTCCGTGCCTCCGTCGGCGCCGAGGCTTGAGTTGGGTGTGACCACGGCGGAGGCGCTGGCTGCCCAGCCGATGGCCGTACCAAGCCCCGAGAAGGCGCCGGGCAAGGAGGCGAGGGGCTGGTCGTCCGAACTGGCGTCGACGCCGGCCGTTTCGTCATGCAGCACCTTGGCGTCTTCTTCGGTCAAACCCGCCGTCGGCCCGTCGTCATCGAAGTTGATGAACGAGCCCACCTCCTCGGTGTGGGCGTTGGTGGTCGTCGCCTTGAAATGGAACTCGGTGATGTCGCACCCCTCGTTCGCATCGACACCCGCGACCGTCATCCGATCCATCGGGGTGGCGGTGGTGATATCGACAGTCGTGACGTTGTCCAGGCCGGTGATGGTGACGGCGTTGCCTGTGCCCTCGAGCCCAGACACGTGGATGGTGCCGCTTCCCGTGACATAGTCGCCATTTAAGGTGATCGTGCCGACATACCCCGACGTGCCCGCCAACTTGATGCTGGTGATGTCAACGGGGTTGGTCGTGGTGCCATCAAAGAAATCCGAGCCTTGCTGGTTGGCCGTATTGTTGTAGGCCGTGATTGTGATATCCACCCGCTTAGCCGGCTGGGAAGGCGTGATCTGGTTGATCGTGAAGCCGGCCTCCGTGATCGTCTCGATATGGCTGTCATACTGGATTTGTGAAGCGGAGCCTGCGTTCAGGTCGCCGCCGGTCACAAAATCGACCTGCAGCGTTTCGCCCGGATTGATGCTCTGATTGTTGATGCCGAAGCCCTGTGTACTGACGTTGGCAGTGCCGCCGTTCAGACCAATCACCAGAAGCTGCTTGGAAGCGTCATCGGGCGAATTGATCAGATAGAAATCATGATTGCCGGGAGCGGCGTTCGCGCCCGAGA is a window encoding:
- a CDS encoding DUF5801 repeats-in-toxin domain-containing protein; this translates as MALDITAQDIIIDETTGLQQPSDIDPTGNTNLTLLHLLGLGTPLETAYQADFVVASGDPGETITSVVLTQDLSGTAFSTTDGVLTDIQTVDGNYVWLFQDSTNPDVVIGVIGTSDPTAEPDEGGDLAFSFGLDPTSNTNADLYLVQYVALLNPDTGDPDDRIDLTDHVFASITGTAQIGFSGANAAPGNHDFYLINSPDDASKQLLVIGLNGGTANVSTQGFGINNQSINPGETLQVDFVTGGDLNAGSASQIQYDSHIETITEAGFTINQITPSQPAKRVDITITAYNNTANQQGSDFFDGTTTNPVDITSIKLAGTSGYVGTITLNGDYVTGSGTIHVSGLEGTGNAVTITGLDNVTTVDITTATPMDRMTVAGVDANEGCDITEFHFKATTTNAHTEEVGSFINFDDDGPTAGLTEEDAKVLHDETAGVDASSDDQPLASLPGAFSGLGTAIGWAASASAVVTPNSSLGADGGTETLSLDVSAANADSGFDSLDGHNILLNLEGGLVVGRVDANDDNSVDSNDAVAIAVSIDDNGILSIAQYIAIAHGDTGDPDDVQTMNDGVLLAVVTADDGDGDSDETSIAIGDKVQIRDDGPSITADGTVPTLTTDDSDLSDTTSTSFASVFTTDPGTDGDAITYELGVKSGATVDSGLDDTLSGDNILLRLVNGQVEGYLENDTSTVAFVISVDANTGEVTLTQDRAIIHDDPLDPVESGTSAATLAAADLVTLKATITDGDGDTADATANIGTAFTFEDDGPTITVPFDGDASGGGSDGTHETLANTTGAEASGAFGYDVGADARLATFYDATHSDFVDQDTVTPGIQISLGGNLTGLVPAPGTTSFISSSATLQSESATEATFNWQISYDSDPNTAGNQPGTAAGTLVFDKDNDSYTITLTNTLEGFSFDVLHTAELVSKQPTSNTGHPKIVLETLLADDPNTQAHDGFFVQFTGNLVNKTNPFGLTDNGQGKSNPFDSTFTPDLHQMVSNANETWVSATQSTNGVAGDTIQKGELLTLRFFSSDVGIATEAIAPTAGAGDMAIKFDGIGNSEDLMLILNLVNDGADNIVGTADDTSITRAIYAENADIFKTGQVPAPYSSEFTLDNNDGLLIIERNDYNAAGEDYVLQGVQIMQSGNGITGQDPLHAAIALNGATGAGGGSNATGGLVSFDAVDNDVLKITDIGFTTTQTSTPDAHLDFGVQVADADGDMTTVQHIFVDIA